Proteins encoded together in one Catenulispora sp. EB89 window:
- a CDS encoding cell wall-binding repeat-containing protein, with amino-acid sequence MVRPRRITSIALSTLAVVGGLATALPAQAMAAVSVAQTQQLAPSGISVGGVINASGVFSGYMYLSAGDAVGANAKFTVDYGDGGKFTQNGGPVPTAQSPLNLNHQYAAGGYGTHTITVTVDDGSGAAPVSKTYNAVWHYGTAPTEPSVAVAKTGGDAPFTATASISGGTVDAAATKSYVINWGDGSPIQTIAAPASGPLTLSHLYAKPLMYEITTHTSDGVDVSYLNNDTPNTAVVTAYGVALSADTGAYNAFLTMAGYGAPLEYTHSYEMYINWGDGSKIEQFQPNGSENHFYTTPGTYTISVKMADGADPNNTSLPQYTATTTVVITGNPGQPRPGALSVNRLWGGDRYGTSVSVAGQWAAGSADAVVLARGDAAPDALAGGPFAAHVNGPLLLTNPNAMPTVVRAAIDRVTGGPKTKKPIYILGGIGAVSQQQEDGLRSAGYTVVRLGGATRFDTALKIAGQFGPTKHVIVATGLNFPDALAAGPLGAAENAPIVLTSDTATDPATAAFIRQHADVDPVGVQAQKAVAALNTAGQTVDHSLAGGDRYATATAVAARWAAIVGHAPTTVGLASGMVFADALSGGAYAGKLGAPLVLTNPQSLSSATEAYLAGLRQAKELQAVDIFGGTNAVSQSIEGQLKNM; translated from the coding sequence ATGGTGCGGCCTCGTCGCATAACGTCCATCGCCCTGTCCACTCTGGCGGTCGTCGGAGGGCTCGCGACCGCGCTGCCCGCGCAGGCCATGGCGGCCGTCTCGGTGGCGCAGACGCAGCAGTTGGCACCGAGCGGGATCAGCGTGGGCGGGGTGATCAACGCCAGCGGCGTCTTCAGCGGCTACATGTATCTCTCGGCGGGCGACGCGGTCGGGGCGAACGCCAAGTTCACGGTCGACTACGGGGACGGCGGCAAGTTCACGCAGAACGGCGGCCCGGTTCCCACGGCCCAGTCGCCGTTGAACCTGAACCACCAGTATGCCGCGGGCGGATACGGCACCCACACGATCACCGTGACCGTCGATGACGGCTCCGGCGCGGCCCCGGTCAGCAAGACGTACAACGCGGTCTGGCACTACGGGACCGCGCCGACCGAGCCCAGCGTGGCGGTTGCCAAGACCGGCGGCGACGCGCCGTTCACCGCCACGGCCTCCATCTCCGGCGGCACGGTGGACGCGGCCGCGACGAAGAGCTACGTGATCAACTGGGGTGACGGCAGTCCGATCCAGACGATCGCGGCGCCCGCGAGCGGACCGCTGACCCTCAGCCATCTCTACGCGAAGCCGTTGATGTACGAGATCACGACCCACACCTCGGATGGTGTCGACGTCTCGTACCTCAACAACGACACGCCCAACACCGCTGTGGTCACCGCTTACGGCGTGGCGCTGTCGGCCGACACCGGCGCGTACAACGCCTTTCTCACGATGGCCGGTTACGGCGCCCCGCTTGAGTACACCCACTCGTACGAGATGTACATCAACTGGGGCGACGGCAGCAAGATCGAGCAGTTCCAGCCGAACGGCAGCGAGAACCACTTCTACACCACCCCCGGTACCTACACGATCTCCGTGAAGATGGCGGACGGCGCCGATCCGAACAACACCTCCCTTCCGCAATACACCGCGACCACGACCGTCGTCATCACCGGCAACCCGGGCCAGCCCCGGCCGGGCGCCTTGTCGGTGAACCGGCTCTGGGGCGGGGACCGCTACGGGACCTCGGTCTCCGTCGCGGGCCAGTGGGCTGCCGGCAGTGCCGACGCGGTCGTCCTGGCGCGCGGCGACGCGGCTCCCGACGCGCTCGCCGGCGGGCCTTTCGCGGCCCATGTGAACGGTCCGCTGCTGCTGACCAACCCGAACGCCATGCCCACAGTGGTCCGTGCGGCGATCGACCGGGTCACCGGCGGGCCGAAGACTAAGAAGCCCATCTACATCCTCGGCGGCATCGGCGCGGTCTCGCAGCAGCAGGAGGACGGCCTGCGCAGCGCCGGCTACACCGTGGTTCGCCTCGGCGGTGCCACGCGCTTCGACACCGCGCTGAAGATCGCCGGACAGTTCGGCCCGACCAAGCATGTCATCGTCGCCACCGGCCTGAACTTCCCGGACGCGCTGGCCGCGGGCCCGCTCGGCGCCGCGGAGAACGCGCCCATCGTGCTCACGTCCGACACCGCCACGGACCCGGCGACCGCGGCCTTCATCCGCCAGCACGCTGACGTGGACCCGGTCGGTGTCCAGGCGCAGAAGGCCGTCGCGGCCCTGAACACCGCAGGCCAGACCGTCGACCACTCGCTGGCCGGCGGCGACCGCTACGCGACGGCGACCGCGGTGGCGGCGCGCTGGGCGGCGATCGTCGGGCACGCCCCGACCACGGTCGGCCTGGCAAGCGGGATGGTGTTCGCGGACGCGCTCAGCGGCGGTGCTTACGCCGGCAAGCTCGGCGCGCCGCTGGTCCTGACCAATCCGCAGAGCCTGTCGTCGGCGACCGAGGCCTACCTTGCCGGCCTGCGGCAGGCGAAAGAACTGCAGGCGGTGGACATCTTCGGCGGCACGAACGCGGTCAGCCAGTCGATCGAGGGGCAGCTGAAGAACATGTGA
- a CDS encoding ATP-dependent endonuclease, which produces MHLQSFSVHGFRSLDCVGGIPVGGPTILAGHNDGGKTALLTALAFLLGEYALSEDDRTYQNDVPGRCESTDVEGSFLLDDTEQAEFGLPADCRLRRRVGDDLKTVFEIWGPIADDERLRGLERYNAQMIKELVIDFGLPVSTRKADNEATLKAFADAHSSAQGWSRAPAGLDLRLPRLLPYDGLAADPDDAVRTALLSSYNTHLADPGLQGRLREIETEIEDRVAADAKGLCDHIRVRCPELHEVFVEPDVSFKGGFRGAPLRISRASGESVGIGHSGLGSSRRVSLAVWEWTSEFLRQERVTDGVDDRPPVQTIVVYDEPDTHLDYANQRKIMELIREQSGIPGVRVLVATHSMSLIDGVDIPDVVHLKLIERRTSVERLGVDEHGAVDEHLQGIAAAVGLTNSILLHERCFLAVEGDTELRAFPVLFRLCEGLSLQSAGIALWGCFNNEGALHLAGYLAKHDRSVLLAVDADSRRLPKSIFKETRLNTIFGGRQADVVKFIGEEDGVDEFEALFTDDQWTTAANDLWPRTDGQPWSPRHFEAHRGDKFSSGVQVMLQEGSESGPGGKPDMMYTLAKSLKSADEVPCQLRDVFSQARRLAG; this is translated from the coding sequence GTGCATCTTCAGAGCTTCAGCGTTCACGGATTCCGATCGCTGGACTGCGTTGGAGGGATACCCGTCGGCGGGCCGACGATCCTGGCCGGCCACAATGACGGCGGCAAGACGGCCCTGCTCACCGCGCTTGCGTTTCTCCTGGGCGAATACGCGCTCTCTGAGGACGACCGGACATATCAGAACGATGTTCCGGGTCGGTGCGAGAGTACCGATGTGGAGGGATCCTTCCTGCTCGATGATACCGAGCAGGCTGAATTCGGGCTTCCTGCTGATTGTCGGCTCAGGCGCCGAGTCGGAGACGATCTCAAGACCGTGTTCGAGATCTGGGGCCCGATCGCCGACGATGAACGGCTGCGCGGGCTGGAGCGCTACAACGCCCAGATGATCAAAGAGCTTGTCATCGACTTCGGGCTGCCGGTCAGTACCCGCAAGGCGGATAACGAAGCGACGCTGAAGGCCTTCGCCGACGCGCATTCCAGCGCGCAGGGATGGTCGCGCGCCCCGGCGGGGCTCGACCTGCGGCTGCCGCGGCTGCTGCCATACGATGGTCTTGCGGCAGATCCCGATGACGCTGTGCGGACAGCCCTGTTGAGCAGCTACAACACTCATCTCGCCGATCCTGGACTCCAGGGCCGTCTCAGGGAGATCGAGACCGAGATCGAAGACCGCGTCGCGGCGGACGCCAAAGGCCTGTGCGACCACATCCGGGTCCGCTGCCCCGAGCTGCACGAAGTGTTCGTCGAGCCTGACGTCTCGTTCAAGGGCGGATTCCGCGGTGCCCCGCTCCGGATCTCCCGGGCTTCCGGTGAATCGGTGGGCATCGGGCACTCCGGTCTCGGCAGCAGCCGCCGGGTTTCGCTCGCCGTCTGGGAATGGACCAGCGAGTTCCTCCGTCAGGAGCGGGTCACCGACGGCGTCGACGACCGGCCGCCGGTCCAGACGATCGTCGTCTACGACGAGCCGGACACGCACCTCGACTACGCGAACCAGCGCAAGATCATGGAGCTGATCCGCGAGCAGAGTGGGATTCCCGGGGTCCGAGTGCTGGTGGCGACGCATTCGATGAGTTTGATCGACGGCGTCGACATCCCCGACGTCGTGCACCTGAAGCTGATCGAGCGCCGGACGTCCGTCGAGAGACTGGGTGTCGACGAACACGGCGCCGTCGACGAACACCTCCAGGGGATCGCCGCCGCCGTGGGTCTCACGAACTCGATCCTGCTGCACGAACGGTGCTTCCTCGCGGTCGAGGGAGACACCGAACTACGCGCGTTCCCGGTTCTCTTCCGGCTGTGTGAGGGTCTGTCGTTGCAGTCGGCCGGCATCGCGCTCTGGGGCTGCTTCAACAACGAGGGCGCACTGCATCTCGCCGGGTACCTGGCCAAGCACGACAGGTCCGTCCTGCTCGCGGTCGATGCGGACAGCCGCCGTCTGCCGAAGAGCATCTTCAAGGAGACCCGTCTGAACACGATCTTCGGCGGTCGTCAGGCCGACGTCGTGAAGTTCATCGGCGAGGAGGACGGCGTCGACGAGTTCGAAGCGCTGTTCACGGACGACCAGTGGACGACGGCCGCGAACGATCTGTGGCCGCGTACCGACGGTCAGCCGTGGAGCCCGCGGCACTTCGAGGCGCACCGAGGCGACAAGTTCAGCAGTGGGGTACAGGTCATGCTGCAGGAGGGGAGCGAGTCCGGACCCGGTGGGAAGCCGGACATGATGTACACCCTGGCGAAGAGCTTGAAGTCCGCGGACGAGGTGCCGTGCCAGCTGCGGGACGTATTCAGCCAGGCGCGCCGACTAGCTGGGTGA
- a CDS encoding VWD domain-containing protein, whose product MSGRRTRIRIPRLAAALAFAGQLLCAAAVGVFLLGLSAGGQQRAAAATRAAWLGLSVTAPQTVKVGEAFTVHLTVTNQTGRPCALAPSSQGTVGLSVARDGARQYPGLALVEPVDDIRTTVAAVARQTAPGGSVSFGLSATPEPGAAGLSELALAPDGTTVSGRWLLDRPGRYTLSLTYAMPGGPGECPGGSGTATVTITVAKHCAKGLLTPLLPALPWMFGGGALLTLAAASTSVARVPRRRVVPVRATAVAVCVALLGLGAPTIASADIVTMDAADTDMTYDLNGCLAKFASDDPLQIMPDILHRIHIRLYREYDAVSRAVWSHDEDVLEVHWNPSAPLVYGDGVPEDRCATLYHELIHIDDMSTATNDNTLCTDALPVKREEIRAVRGENLYRQQQPGLLPRSTHGDVKLPPGTDPDHAAIAKQCDDLKPPPPPPVRSTGGCSMPLFERPHAQPQSQSQPQSQSQLQSQSQPRAVRRRAAEPGPDYDHASCSTGDPHLTTFDGRHYDFQTVGEFVLAKDDTEGIEVQERQAPLEDSRLASVDSAFGLRIGPDRLTFAMDDGVRVVLNGADIVPSTDRLRLPGGGSLRVADDGQFEVGWPDGTLARIGTMSSWGLSLLLIPSTALQGKTRGLLGNDDGDPDNDLVTSTGQVLTDPPDPKLLFGAFADTWRVTDATSLLPYPPGTDTATFTDRTFPDKPVTLADLDPARAATARELCRELGVTDSPMLEACVLDVGLGGQPAFATSAEDVDRHVEAGQGPPGGVVAPGGTLHDGDSAAASITKAGQSDVYHLDLGSATVFRLADLTGGNGDGGHFTLTFKLDPDESTNAPGFTYTSNYQWRVDPRVSYTLTVKRDEGDTGKYGFLLLTAKEKRIPMTVGQPLAGNLEARGRVDIHTFTAPSTGKLLLTDASGCDLTAGLVEDSPAPNVLVPYGVCSDIDMETVQAGQKYDLIVWSDDQKTGQYSFTPVING is encoded by the coding sequence GTGAGCGGCCGCCGGACCCGGATCCGGATCCCGCGCCTGGCCGCCGCCCTGGCTTTCGCGGGCCAGCTGCTGTGTGCGGCAGCCGTCGGAGTGTTCCTGCTCGGCCTGTCCGCCGGCGGGCAGCAGCGAGCGGCGGCGGCGACCCGGGCGGCGTGGCTCGGGCTGTCGGTCACGGCTCCCCAGACCGTCAAGGTCGGCGAGGCGTTCACCGTCCACCTGACCGTGACGAACCAGACCGGCAGGCCGTGCGCGCTGGCGCCGTCGTCGCAGGGCACTGTCGGCCTGTCGGTGGCCCGCGACGGGGCGCGCCAGTACCCCGGCCTCGCCCTCGTCGAGCCCGTCGACGACATCCGCACCACGGTGGCCGCGGTCGCGAGGCAGACGGCACCCGGCGGCAGCGTCTCCTTCGGCCTGTCCGCTACGCCCGAACCCGGCGCCGCCGGCCTGTCCGAGCTGGCGCTGGCGCCGGACGGGACGACGGTGAGCGGGCGCTGGCTGCTGGACCGGCCGGGCCGCTACACGCTGTCGCTGACCTACGCGATGCCCGGCGGTCCGGGGGAGTGCCCCGGCGGCAGCGGCACGGCGACCGTCACGATCACGGTGGCGAAGCACTGCGCGAAGGGCCTGCTGACGCCGCTGCTTCCGGCGCTGCCTTGGATGTTCGGCGGCGGTGCGCTCCTCACTCTGGCGGCCGCCTCGACGAGCGTCGCCCGCGTGCCCCGGCGCCGGGTCGTGCCGGTCCGGGCGACGGCCGTCGCGGTGTGCGTGGCCCTGCTCGGCCTGGGCGCGCCGACGATCGCCAGTGCCGACATCGTCACCATGGACGCCGCCGACACCGATATGACGTACGACCTCAACGGGTGTCTGGCCAAGTTTGCGAGTGACGACCCGTTGCAGATCATGCCCGACATCCTTCATCGCATTCACATTCGGCTCTACCGGGAGTACGACGCCGTCAGCCGGGCGGTCTGGAGTCATGACGAAGACGTCCTGGAGGTCCACTGGAATCCGAGTGCTCCGCTCGTCTACGGGGACGGGGTGCCTGAGGACAGGTGCGCGACGCTGTATCACGAGCTCATCCACATCGACGACATGTCGACCGCCACGAACGACAACACGTTGTGCACCGACGCGCTCCCGGTGAAAAGGGAGGAGATCAGGGCCGTCCGCGGAGAGAATCTGTACCGGCAGCAGCAGCCGGGGCTGCTGCCGCGCTCGACTCACGGGGATGTGAAGCTGCCTCCGGGTACTGATCCGGACCACGCCGCGATCGCGAAGCAGTGCGATGATCTGAAGCCGCCCCCGCCGCCGCCGGTGCGGAGCACCGGTGGTTGCAGCATGCCGCTCTTTGAGCGTCCGCATGCGCAGCCCCAGTCTCAGTCCCAGCCCCAGTCTCAGTCCCAGCTCCAGTCCCAGTCCCAGCCGCGGGCGGTACGGCGCCGGGCCGCGGAGCCCGGCCCCGACTACGACCACGCGTCGTGCAGTACCGGCGACCCGCATCTCACCACGTTCGACGGACGCCACTACGACTTCCAGACCGTCGGCGAGTTCGTGCTCGCCAAGGACGACACCGAGGGGATCGAGGTCCAGGAGCGCCAAGCGCCGCTGGAGGACTCCCGTCTGGCGTCCGTCGACAGCGCCTTCGGGCTGCGGATCGGCCCGGACCGGCTGACCTTCGCGATGGACGACGGCGTCCGGGTCGTGCTGAACGGCGCGGACATCGTGCCGTCCACGGACCGGCTGCGCCTGCCCGGCGGCGGCAGCCTGCGGGTCGCCGACGACGGCCAGTTCGAGGTCGGCTGGCCGGACGGCACCCTGGCCCGCATCGGCACGATGAGCAGCTGGGGGCTCAGCCTGCTCCTGATCCCGTCCACCGCCCTGCAGGGCAAGACCCGCGGTCTGCTCGGGAACGACGACGGCGACCCGGACAACGACCTGGTGACCTCTACCGGGCAGGTGCTGACTGACCCGCCGGACCCGAAGCTGCTGTTCGGCGCCTTCGCGGACACCTGGCGGGTCACCGACGCCACCTCGCTGCTGCCCTACCCGCCGGGGACGGACACCGCGACGTTCACCGACCGCACCTTCCCCGACAAGCCGGTCACGCTCGCCGACCTCGACCCGGCCCGGGCCGCCACGGCGCGCGAGCTGTGCCGGGAGCTCGGCGTCACCGACTCGCCGATGCTGGAGGCGTGTGTCCTGGACGTCGGCCTCGGCGGCCAGCCGGCCTTCGCCACCAGCGCGGAGGACGTGGACCGGCACGTCGAGGCCGGCCAGGGCCCGCCCGGCGGCGTGGTCGCACCCGGCGGGACCCTGCACGACGGCGACAGCGCCGCCGCGTCGATCACCAAAGCCGGCCAGAGCGACGTCTACCATCTAGACCTGGGCTCGGCGACCGTGTTCCGGCTGGCCGACCTCACCGGAGGAAACGGCGACGGCGGCCACTTCACGCTGACGTTCAAGCTGGACCCCGACGAGAGCACCAACGCGCCGGGCTTCACCTACACGAGCAACTACCAGTGGCGGGTGGACCCCCGCGTCTCGTACACACTCACGGTGAAGCGCGACGAAGGCGACACCGGCAAGTACGGCTTCCTCCTGCTGACCGCGAAGGAGAAGCGGATCCCGATGACCGTCGGCCAGCCGCTGGCCGGCAACCTGGAGGCGCGGGGCCGCGTGGACATCCACACCTTCACCGCCCCCAGCACGGGCAAGCTGCTCCTGACCGACGCCTCGGGCTGCGACCTGACAGCGGGGCTCGTCGAGGACTCGCCGGCCCCGAACGTGCTGGTCCCGTACGGAGTCTGCTCCGACATCGACATGGAGACGGTGCAAGCCGGCCAGAAGTACGACCTCATCGTCTGGTCGGACGACCAGAAGACGGGGCAGTACTCGTTCACGCCGGTAATCAACGGGTGA
- a CDS encoding LacI family DNA-binding transcriptional regulator, with product MQIVVGDRAPVMADVARVAGVSQQTVSRVLNDRPNVRPATRDRVMEAIRELGYRPNAAARTLVTRRTRTLGVISFNTTLYGPASMLYGIEQAAKQHDYFVTVAALAAMDRRSVFEAVERLRDQAVEGIVAIAPQTTAVSALANMPSDVPLVAVGCGVHAPLSTVAVDNEAGAERATSYLLDLGHRTVHHLAGPRTWLDAQEREVGWRRALTARGARVPEPFKGGDWSARTGYELGRQIVGDDGVTAVFCANDHLALGLIRALQAAGRRVPEQVSVVGFDDIPDAEFFGPALTTVRQDFDELGRRALVALIRSIGGGRRAGEPVAAIDPSLVVRASTARPAAAP from the coding sequence ATGCAGATCGTCGTCGGCGACCGCGCGCCGGTCATGGCCGACGTCGCGCGGGTGGCGGGGGTGTCGCAGCAGACTGTCTCCCGCGTGCTCAATGATCGCCCGAATGTCCGGCCCGCCACACGCGACCGGGTCATGGAGGCCATCAGGGAGCTGGGATACCGGCCCAACGCGGCCGCGCGGACGCTGGTCACGCGGCGGACCCGGACGCTCGGCGTGATCAGCTTTAACACCACGCTCTACGGTCCCGCCTCCATGCTCTACGGCATCGAGCAGGCGGCCAAGCAGCACGACTACTTCGTCACCGTCGCCGCGTTGGCCGCCATGGACCGGCGGTCGGTGTTCGAGGCCGTGGAGCGGCTGCGGGACCAGGCGGTTGAGGGCATCGTCGCGATCGCGCCGCAGACCACCGCGGTCAGCGCGCTCGCGAACATGCCCTCCGACGTGCCGCTGGTCGCTGTCGGGTGCGGGGTGCACGCGCCGCTGAGCACGGTCGCGGTCGACAACGAGGCCGGGGCCGAGCGCGCCACCTCCTACCTGCTCGACCTCGGCCATCGGACCGTGCACCACCTGGCCGGGCCGCGGACGTGGCTGGACGCCCAGGAGCGCGAGGTGGGCTGGCGGCGGGCGTTGACGGCCCGCGGGGCGCGGGTCCCGGAGCCGTTCAAGGGCGGCGACTGGTCCGCGCGCACCGGGTACGAGCTCGGTCGGCAGATCGTCGGGGACGACGGCGTGACCGCCGTGTTCTGCGCCAACGACCACCTGGCGCTGGGCCTCATCAGGGCTCTGCAGGCCGCTGGGCGGCGGGTTCCGGAGCAGGTCAGCGTCGTCGGCTTCGACGACATCCCGGACGCCGAGTTCTTCGGCCCGGCGCTGACCACGGTCCGCCAGGACTTCGACGAGCTGGGGCGGCGCGCGCTGGTCGCCCTGATCCGCTCGATCGGCGGCGGCCGGCGTGCCGGGGAACCGGTGGCCGCCATCGACCCGAGCCTGGTGGTGCGTGCCTCCACCGCACGTCCCGCCGCAGCACCCTGA
- a CDS encoding MmcQ/YjbR family DNA-binding protein has translation MTPHDLKKACLALNGAVEDFPFGPDASVFKVAGKVFAIARLDGVPLAVSLKCDPEVAQSLRAAHPAIRPGYHLNKRHWNTVTVDGSLSEEMVLEMIEDSYDLVVRSLTRARRAALEG, from the coding sequence ATGACACCCCACGACCTGAAGAAGGCATGCCTGGCGCTCAACGGGGCCGTCGAGGACTTCCCGTTCGGCCCCGACGCCTCGGTGTTCAAGGTCGCCGGGAAGGTGTTCGCGATCGCGCGGCTGGACGGCGTGCCGCTGGCGGTGAGCCTGAAGTGCGATCCGGAGGTCGCGCAGAGCCTGCGGGCCGCGCACCCGGCGATCCGCCCGGGCTATCACCTGAACAAGCGGCATTGGAACACGGTGACGGTCGACGGCTCCCTGAGTGAGGAGATGGTCCTTGAGATGATCGAGGACTCCTACGATCTGGTCGTGAGATCGCTGACCCGGGCCCGACGCGCCGCCCTCGAAGGGTAA
- a CDS encoding LPXTG cell wall anchor domain-containing protein, with amino-acid sequence MQPDISVQSSRTASGRRPLRVAALVAAAYLFLEPTAGAVTGPTSESGASPYRAVATAAAPVSDTGCGTATPPPGTVSRAAARGTLPNTGGESPGTLLAAAAGLLISGLLLRVASRRLRRGETR; translated from the coding sequence GTGCAACCAGACATTTCCGTCCAGTCCTCGCGAACCGCCTCCGGCCGGCGCCCGCTTCGCGTCGCAGCCCTCGTGGCCGCCGCGTACCTCTTCCTGGAGCCGACCGCAGGGGCGGTGACCGGCCCGACCAGCGAGAGCGGAGCCTCGCCGTACCGCGCGGTCGCCACGGCCGCGGCGCCGGTCTCCGACACCGGCTGCGGGACGGCGACCCCGCCGCCCGGCACCGTATCCCGGGCAGCGGCGCGCGGCACGCTCCCGAACACCGGCGGCGAGTCGCCCGGCACCCTCCTGGCGGCGGCGGCCGGCCTGCTGATCAGCGGCCTGCTGCTGCGCGTGGCGTCCCGGCGGCTCCGTCGCGGTGAGACGAGGTGA
- a CDS encoding substrate-binding domain-containing protein, with amino-acid sequence MGTRRIRITAACAAALLVATAAACSKNGSGSSPASTGSTGSGGSASAPPAALAGSITFNQDNLAKLDAALKTALAGKDLSGVNIAMVVNVAADYWKAGQVGFQKGCSDLGLSGSKCTYYAPPNGKLTEQNSEMETLRSQGVTGYAISAIDPTSAAGTIHTDVQHGISVLAIDSPLPGTDAASLYLGTPNYTAGQQAGLAMKQVLGGKGKVAVLVGSLTAANATQRIQGFEDALKGTDITVVQKVNDNLQAATATSDAETILANNPDVNGLYGVYSYDGPALAQAVQSAGKASSVHIVSDDSDAQTLGFIKSGVISGTVVQMPYQQGYTGAYILAAEKVLGKDATMAIIKPYLESDGSTLSSGVGLVTSADLSAYQALETQLGIS; translated from the coding sequence ATGGGCACCAGAAGAATCCGCATCACCGCAGCCTGCGCGGCCGCACTGCTCGTGGCCACGGCCGCGGCCTGCTCGAAGAACGGGTCGGGATCCTCCCCGGCGAGCACCGGCTCCACCGGTTCCGGCGGCTCCGCCTCCGCACCCCCGGCCGCCCTGGCCGGCTCCATCACCTTCAACCAGGACAACCTCGCCAAGCTCGACGCCGCGCTGAAGACCGCGCTGGCCGGCAAGGACCTGTCCGGGGTGAACATCGCGATGGTGGTGAACGTCGCCGCCGACTACTGGAAGGCCGGCCAGGTCGGCTTCCAGAAGGGCTGCTCGGACCTGGGCCTGTCCGGTTCGAAGTGCACCTACTACGCGCCGCCGAACGGCAAGCTCACCGAGCAGAACTCCGAGATGGAGACGCTGCGCTCGCAGGGCGTCACCGGCTACGCGATCTCCGCGATCGACCCGACCTCGGCGGCCGGCACCATCCACACCGACGTCCAGCACGGCATCAGCGTCCTGGCGATCGACTCCCCGCTGCCCGGCACCGACGCCGCCTCGCTCTACCTCGGCACCCCGAACTACACCGCCGGGCAGCAGGCCGGCCTGGCGATGAAGCAGGTCCTCGGCGGCAAGGGCAAGGTCGCGGTCCTGGTCGGCTCGCTGACCGCGGCCAACGCCACGCAGCGCATCCAGGGCTTCGAGGACGCGTTGAAGGGCACGGACATCACCGTCGTGCAGAAGGTCAACGACAACCTGCAGGCGGCCACCGCGACCTCCGACGCCGAGACCATCCTGGCCAACAACCCGGACGTGAACGGCCTGTACGGGGTCTACTCCTACGACGGCCCCGCGCTGGCCCAGGCCGTGCAGTCGGCCGGCAAGGCCAGCAGCGTCCACATCGTCTCCGACGACTCCGACGCCCAGACCCTGGGCTTCATCAAGTCCGGCGTCATCTCCGGCACCGTCGTGCAGATGCCCTACCAGCAGGGCTACACCGGCGCCTACATCCTGGCCGCGGAGAAGGTCCTCGGCAAGGACGCCACGATGGCGATCATCAAGCCCTACCTGGAGTCCGACGGCTCCACCCTCAGCTCCGGCGTGGGCCTGGTGACCTCCGCGGACCTGTCCGCGTACCAGGCGCTCGAGACGCAGTTGGGGATCAGCTGA